A stretch of the Longimicrobium sp. genome encodes the following:
- a CDS encoding chemotaxis protein CheW yields MIAPAQELGFRALLARGEGAQVVAFRMGGELHGCDIRLVEEVVTRQRIHPLPDVPPHLLGMILLRGEMVPVVDVSAALGLSLSPGGARPILVTGVGGARVGVAADAVHEVMEVPAEALRPAPHAAGDRDAYVVGVARLAPGLVTLIDLAELLRERTTLDTRTA; encoded by the coding sequence GTGATCGCCCCCGCGCAGGAGCTGGGTTTCCGCGCTCTCCTGGCTCGGGGCGAGGGGGCGCAGGTGGTGGCGTTCCGTATGGGCGGCGAGCTTCACGGCTGCGACATCCGGCTGGTGGAGGAGGTGGTGACCAGGCAGCGCATCCATCCCCTTCCCGACGTGCCGCCGCACCTGCTGGGCATGATCCTGCTGCGCGGGGAGATGGTGCCCGTGGTGGACGTCTCCGCCGCGCTGGGGCTGTCGCTTTCGCCCGGCGGGGCGCGGCCCATCCTGGTCACCGGCGTGGGCGGCGCGCGGGTGGGCGTGGCGGCCGACGCGGTGCACGAGGTGATGGAGGTGCCGGCCGAGGCGCTTCGCCCCGCGCCGCACGCGGCGGGCGACCGCGATGCGTACGTGGTGGGCGTGGCCCGGCTGGCGCCCGGGCTCGTGACGTTGATCGACCTCGCGGAGCTGCTTCGTGAGCGGACCACCCTGGACACCCGGACAGCATGA
- a CDS encoding peptidase MA family metallohydrolase, producing MIHAPRHAALAREVMAQAVAPMPLPGFRRGAAPESTTIVLATSPRAFSAATGGRTPEWAGGVAMPYERTIVIPAYPVPGVDRRQADATLRHEIVHLVLHERLPGTIPRWFDEGYAEVASGSWNADEAWALRVAFMLGRAPPLDSLELAWPAGEGQARLAYLLSATMVDHLRRRAGERGFQLLLHNWRRLGTLDAAIRETFAMTPGQLEDEWKKAVRSRYGWMQMGANVGAVWGVALLLALVAWIPRRRRNRARVAEMEREYHMLPPPREDGVNVEYPLAEEDED from the coding sequence GTGATCCACGCGCCCCGGCACGCCGCCCTGGCCCGCGAGGTGATGGCCCAGGCCGTGGCGCCCATGCCGCTCCCGGGCTTCCGCCGCGGCGCCGCCCCCGAGTCCACTACGATCGTCCTGGCCACCAGCCCGCGCGCCTTTTCGGCGGCGACGGGCGGGCGTACCCCCGAGTGGGCGGGCGGCGTGGCCATGCCGTACGAGCGGACTATCGTCATCCCCGCCTATCCCGTTCCCGGCGTGGACCGCCGCCAGGCCGACGCCACGCTGCGCCACGAGATCGTTCACCTGGTCCTTCACGAACGCCTGCCGGGGACCATCCCGCGCTGGTTCGACGAGGGGTACGCCGAGGTGGCGTCGGGCAGCTGGAACGCCGACGAGGCGTGGGCGCTGCGGGTGGCGTTCATGCTGGGGCGGGCGCCGCCGCTGGATTCGCTGGAGCTGGCCTGGCCGGCGGGCGAGGGGCAGGCGCGGCTGGCGTACCTGCTGAGCGCCACGATGGTGGACCATCTGCGCCGCCGCGCGGGGGAGCGCGGCTTTCAGCTGCTGCTGCACAACTGGCGGCGGCTGGGCACGCTGGACGCCGCCATCCGCGAAACCTTCGCGATGACGCCGGGGCAGCTGGAGGACGAGTGGAAGAAGGCGGTGCGCTCGCGCTACGGATGGATGCAGATGGGGGCCAACGTGGGCGCCGTGTGGGGTGTGGCGCTCCTGCTCGCCCTGGTCGCCTGGATCCCGCGGCGCCGCCGCAACCGCGCGCGCGTGGCGGAGATGGAGCGCGAGTACCACATGCTCCCCCCGCCGCGCGAGGACGGCGTGAACGTGGAGTATCCCCTGGCCGAGGAGGACGAGGACTGA
- a CDS encoding tetratricopeptide repeat protein: MTSRELLDAFLARYGRIEGELEAASAADRERLRGEIVALFRETETALEELAAFKERIRALVERYKSLPPPPAPAQQHTIVSDHIGSSTYIERGWTAIASGDAKRAVKELERALELAPNDPHAESLLGWAQMLREQYDDALMTYHKVLMKDPNNPLARVNLGYICLKKGIFGEAIEHLSKAIRQDADRKSSLYAHFYMGLVYLEREMYDDARGFFRQTLELGPNMLEAWWEIGRAYYREGNKAAAADAWRTGHQTNRFNLWGERCGKALAQLESGKPVEAAG, translated from the coding sequence ATGACCTCGCGGGAGCTGCTGGACGCGTTTCTGGCCCGCTATGGGCGGATCGAGGGCGAGCTGGAAGCCGCCAGCGCCGCGGACCGCGAGCGCCTGCGCGGTGAGATCGTGGCGCTGTTCCGCGAAACGGAAACGGCGCTGGAGGAGCTGGCCGCCTTCAAGGAGCGCATCCGGGCGCTGGTCGAGCGCTACAAGTCTCTCCCCCCGCCTCCCGCGCCGGCGCAGCAGCACACCATCGTTTCCGACCACATCGGCAGCAGCACGTACATCGAGCGCGGGTGGACGGCCATCGCCTCGGGCGATGCGAAGCGCGCGGTGAAGGAGCTGGAGCGCGCGCTGGAGCTGGCGCCCAACGATCCCCACGCCGAAAGCCTGCTGGGGTGGGCGCAGATGCTTCGCGAACAGTACGACGACGCGCTGATGACCTACCACAAGGTGCTGATGAAGGACCCCAACAACCCGCTGGCGCGGGTGAACCTGGGGTACATCTGCCTGAAGAAGGGAATTTTCGGCGAGGCCATCGAGCACCTGAGCAAGGCCATCCGGCAGGACGCCGACCGCAAGAGCAGCCTGTACGCGCACTTCTACATGGGGCTGGTGTACCTTGAGCGCGAGATGTACGACGACGCGCGCGGCTTCTTCCGGCAGACGCTGGAGCTGGGGCCCAACATGCTGGAGGCGTGGTGGGAGATCGGGCGGGCGTACTACCGGGAGGGGAACAAGGCCGCGGCGGCCGACGCGTGGCGCACGGGCCACCAGACCAACCGCTTCAACCTGTGGGGCGAGCGCTGCGGCAAGGCGCTGGCCCAGCTGGAGTCCGGCAAGCCGGTAGAGGCCGCCGGCTGA
- a CDS encoding DUF4388 domain-containing protein has translation MAIKGNLKEASLPDVLQLLAMGQKTGCLALTDRSNFGYVFFERGRITYASIVNRRDRLGDLLVKNGLLNPVDLAAAIEEQPRHPGVRLGELLIRRGAITRDQLEQYIRIQIEEAVYFLFTWTQGTFSFEPEQRPEEGAMLVSINPENLLLEGARRIDEWSLIEKKIPSLDLVFEIDRSKPLASLELSDDQRKILPLIDGRRSVQELIEESGMVEFDVGKALFGYIQAGIAHPVGRRQAQVKEVPQARIDEHRNLGVAFYRTAMYDEATREFRRVAELQPRNVDARFHLALIGLRKGDDRFALRYLREVVEIGGPRATVFHSMSLALERLGRVADARLAADEALKLAPKRPQVLLSRAVLLLKAGEAHEAAEAFREYRRVMEGKRVPPAYYAFAVLAEAAAGAPDAAIRLGEEAIAQHPHAAPVYLHLGSVYERKGNWEKAEAMYRRAADEDRELPQAHKALGDALYRRGAYDDAAECYGRAARLNPRLGDDVYFRMGNIHYKRMERQQAVELWRKALEINPQNSVVRTNLELVESVLR, from the coding sequence ATGGCGATCAAGGGCAACCTGAAGGAGGCCAGCCTTCCCGACGTTCTGCAGCTGCTGGCCATGGGGCAGAAGACCGGCTGCCTGGCGCTGACGGACCGCAGCAACTTCGGCTACGTGTTCTTCGAGCGCGGCCGCATCACCTACGCCTCCATCGTCAACCGGCGCGACCGGCTGGGCGACCTGCTGGTGAAGAACGGGCTGCTGAACCCGGTAGACCTGGCCGCCGCCATCGAGGAGCAGCCCCGCCATCCCGGCGTGCGCCTGGGCGAGCTGCTCATCCGCCGCGGCGCCATCACCCGCGACCAGCTGGAGCAGTACATCCGCATCCAGATCGAGGAGGCCGTCTACTTCCTCTTCACCTGGACGCAGGGAACGTTCAGCTTCGAGCCCGAGCAGCGCCCGGAAGAGGGCGCCATGCTGGTGTCCATCAACCCCGAGAACCTGCTGCTGGAGGGCGCCCGCCGGATCGACGAGTGGAGCCTGATCGAAAAGAAGATCCCCTCGCTGGACCTGGTGTTCGAGATCGACCGCAGCAAGCCCCTGGCGTCGCTGGAGCTTTCCGACGACCAGCGGAAGATCCTGCCGCTGATCGATGGCCGGCGCAGCGTGCAGGAATTGATCGAGGAGTCGGGGATGGTGGAGTTCGACGTGGGCAAGGCGCTGTTCGGCTACATCCAGGCCGGCATCGCGCACCCCGTCGGGCGGCGGCAGGCGCAGGTGAAGGAGGTTCCGCAGGCGCGCATCGACGAGCACCGCAACCTGGGCGTGGCCTTCTACCGCACGGCCATGTACGACGAGGCCACGCGCGAATTCCGCCGCGTGGCCGAGCTTCAGCCCCGCAACGTGGACGCGCGCTTTCACCTGGCGCTGATCGGCCTGCGCAAGGGCGACGACCGCTTCGCGCTTCGCTATCTCCGCGAGGTCGTGGAGATCGGCGGGCCGCGCGCCACGGTGTTCCACTCCATGTCGCTGGCGCTGGAGCGGCTGGGTCGCGTGGCCGACGCGCGCCTCGCGGCCGACGAGGCGCTGAAGCTGGCGCCCAAACGGCCGCAGGTGCTGCTTTCGCGCGCCGTGCTGCTGCTGAAGGCGGGCGAGGCGCACGAGGCGGCGGAGGCGTTCCGCGAGTACCGCCGGGTGATGGAGGGCAAGCGCGTGCCCCCCGCGTACTACGCCTTCGCCGTGCTGGCCGAGGCCGCCGCCGGGGCCCCCGACGCGGCCATCCGCCTGGGCGAGGAGGCCATCGCGCAGCATCCCCACGCCGCGCCGGTGTACCTGCACCTGGGCAGCGTGTACGAGCGCAAGGGAAACTGGGAAAAGGCCGAGGCCATGTACCGCCGCGCGGCAGACGAAGACCGAGAGCTGCCGCAGGCGCACAAGGCGCTGGGCGACGCCCTGTACCGCCGCGGGGCGTACGACGACGCGGCCGAGTGCTACGGGCGGGCCGCGCGGCTGAACCCGCGCCTGGGCGACGACGTGTACTTTCGCATGGGCAACATCCACTACAAGCGGATGGAGCGGCAGCAGGCGGTGGAGCTGTGGCGCAAGGCGCTGGAGATCAATCCCCAGAACTCCGTCGTGCGCACCAACCTGGAGCTGGTGGAGAGCGTGCTGCGATGA
- a CDS encoding DUF6968 family protein, with protein MSMENFDDRVIAERELERAGENPGRVVVRMGMPVRVADGEWGCPFQIRGAGDERVRTAYGLDGVQALQLCMEMIRADLGALQPSHRLTWLGEDDLGF; from the coding sequence ATGAGCATGGAGAACTTCGACGACCGTGTGATCGCCGAGCGCGAGCTGGAAAGGGCCGGAGAGAATCCGGGGCGGGTCGTGGTGCGGATGGGGATGCCGGTCCGAGTTGCGGATGGCGAATGGGGCTGCCCGTTCCAGATCCGGGGAGCCGGCGACGAGCGGGTCCGGACCGCCTACGGGTTGGATGGAGTTCAGGCGCTGCAGCTTTGCATGGAGATGATCCGGGCCGATCTCGGAGCACTGCAGCCCTCCCATCGGCTGACCTGGCTTGGCGAGGACGATCTGGGCTTCTAG
- a CDS encoding chemotaxis protein CheD: MNGRASATTYVKVAQHAVGGPEDLLVTLGLGSCVAILLHDPDARVGGMAHVLLPEPALSRDRSNESKFATTAVPLLVREMARRGARPGRLQARLVGGAAMFQTLMVPGTLNMGERNVRAAREALERAGIPVLSENVGGDYGRSVRFAVGQGRTTVSSVGKPDVVL, from the coding sequence ATGAACGGCCGCGCCAGCGCCACCACCTACGTGAAGGTGGCCCAGCACGCCGTCGGCGGGCCCGAGGACCTGCTGGTGACCCTTGGCCTGGGCTCGTGCGTGGCCATTCTCCTTCACGACCCCGACGCCCGCGTGGGAGGGATGGCGCACGTCCTTCTGCCGGAGCCGGCGCTTTCGCGCGACCGCAGCAACGAGAGCAAGTTCGCCACGACCGCGGTGCCGCTCCTCGTGCGCGAGATGGCCCGGCGCGGCGCCCGGCCGGGGCGGCTGCAGGCGCGGCTGGTGGGGGGCGCGGCCATGTTCCAGACGCTGATGGTGCCGGGCACGCTGAACATGGGCGAGCGCAACGTGCGCGCGGCGCGCGAGGCGCTGGAGCGCGCGGGAATCCCCGTGCTCAGCGAGAACGTGGGCGGCGACTACGGGCGGTCGGTGCGCTTCGCCGTGGGGCAGGGGCGCACTACCGTGAGCTCGGTGGGAAAGCCCGATGTCGTTCTCTGA
- a CDS encoding chemotaxis response regulator protein-glutamate methylesterase — protein MSFSERRPQTVLVVDDSAFMRRVITDILSRTDEFRVVGTARDGHDALRKVHQLDPDLVTMDVEMPGLDGLSALGYIMSETPRPVVMLSAYTTERGEATMRALDYGAVDFVAKPSGTISLNLDTVADRLLDALRAAAAANLSVLPVQMRRSALRPAPAAAPGRGSLSMPVAPPVAPSVDVAPPAPAPPRFPAAHETAADLAVVVAASTGGPRALTELIPRLRAPLGAAVLVVQHMPPRFTRSLAERIDGMSELAVSEAVDGEPVLADHVYFAPGDFHMRVVREGGQARLALDQEPSLWGVRPAADYLFRTAAEVFGARTVGVVLTGMGKDGAEGLREIVQAGGSGIAQDRASSVIYGMPAAAAKSAGSIMPLDQIHTGIEREVDLRPRQTIVVREDA, from the coding sequence ATGTCGTTCTCTGAGCGGCGCCCGCAGACCGTGCTGGTGGTGGACGACAGCGCCTTCATGCGGCGCGTCATCACCGACATCCTTTCGCGCACCGACGAGTTTCGCGTCGTGGGCACCGCGCGCGACGGGCACGACGCCCTGCGCAAGGTGCACCAGCTGGACCCAGACCTGGTGACCATGGACGTGGAGATGCCCGGGCTCGACGGGCTTTCCGCGCTGGGGTACATCATGAGCGAAACGCCCCGCCCCGTGGTGATGCTTTCGGCGTACACCACCGAGCGGGGCGAGGCCACGATGCGCGCACTGGACTACGGCGCGGTGGATTTCGTCGCCAAGCCGTCGGGCACCATCTCGCTGAACCTGGACACCGTCGCCGACCGGCTGCTGGACGCCCTGCGCGCCGCCGCCGCCGCCAACCTGTCCGTGCTCCCGGTGCAGATGCGCCGGTCCGCCCTGCGCCCGGCCCCGGCCGCCGCGCCGGGCCGCGGTTCGCTGTCGATGCCCGTGGCGCCGCCGGTCGCGCCTTCCGTCGACGTCGCGCCGCCCGCGCCCGCGCCTCCTCGCTTCCCGGCGGCGCACGAGACGGCGGCGGACCTGGCCGTGGTGGTGGCCGCGTCGACGGGCGGGCCGCGGGCCCTGACGGAGCTGATCCCCCGTCTGCGCGCGCCGCTGGGGGCCGCCGTGCTGGTGGTGCAGCACATGCCGCCGCGCTTCACCCGCTCGCTGGCGGAACGGATCGACGGGATGTCGGAGCTGGCCGTGAGCGAGGCGGTGGACGGCGAGCCGGTGCTGGCGGACCACGTGTACTTTGCGCCTGGCGACTTTCACATGCGCGTGGTGCGCGAGGGCGGGCAGGCGCGGCTGGCGCTGGACCAGGAGCCCTCGCTGTGGGGGGTGCGCCCCGCCGCGGACTACCTGTTCCGCACCGCGGCGGAGGTGTTCGGCGCGCGGACCGTGGGCGTGGTGCTGACCGGGATGGGCAAGGACGGCGCGGAGGGGCTGCGCGAGATCGTGCAGGCGGGCGGGTCGGGGATCGCCCAGGACCGCGCCAGTTCCGTGATTTACGGGATGCCCGCCGCGGCGGCGAAGAGCGCCGGCAGCATCATGCCGCTGGACCAGATCCACACGGGGATCGAGCGCGAGGTGGACCTGCGCCCGCGGCAGACGATCGTCGTTCGGGAGGACGCGTGA
- a CDS encoding protein-glutamate O-methyltransferase CheR: MRPPSGPPAFPGFTLPLEGDDEGLEKLKRKIESDRGFNCQFYKEKCLRRRIAVRMRARGQMSFADYSALLDREPAEYDHLLDTLTINVTKFFRNLETWNALEQHVLPELFTGRAPVKVWSAGSASGEEAYTCSMLFRDWLARNGRSHEAGRIQITGTDIDRRSLEAARRGEYPDLSMAETPPDAQARWFTGGPPWAVKPEVKEGVAFEHRDLISGEPLAGQNLIFCRNVVIYFDREIQERLFRRFHDALAPGGYLVMGKVETLIGEARLLFKPINNRERIFRRPPV; the protein is encoded by the coding sequence ATGAGGCCGCCCAGTGGTCCCCCCGCCTTCCCCGGCTTCACCCTTCCCCTGGAGGGTGACGACGAGGGATTGGAGAAGCTGAAGCGGAAGATCGAATCCGATCGCGGCTTCAACTGCCAGTTCTACAAGGAAAAGTGCCTGCGCCGCCGCATCGCCGTGCGCATGCGCGCCCGCGGGCAGATGTCGTTTGCCGACTACTCGGCGCTGCTGGACCGCGAGCCGGCGGAGTACGACCACCTGCTCGACACGCTGACCATCAACGTCACCAAGTTCTTCCGCAACCTGGAAACGTGGAACGCGCTGGAGCAGCACGTGCTTCCCGAGCTGTTCACCGGGCGCGCGCCGGTGAAGGTGTGGAGCGCCGGCAGCGCCAGCGGCGAAGAGGCGTACACCTGCTCCATGCTGTTCCGCGACTGGCTGGCGCGGAACGGGCGTAGCCACGAGGCAGGGCGCATCCAGATCACCGGTACCGACATCGACCGGCGCAGCCTGGAGGCGGCGCGGCGGGGCGAGTACCCGGACCTGTCGATGGCCGAGACCCCGCCCGACGCGCAGGCGCGCTGGTTCACCGGCGGGCCGCCCTGGGCGGTGAAGCCCGAGGTGAAGGAGGGCGTGGCCTTCGAGCACCGTGACCTGATCTCCGGCGAGCCGCTGGCGGGGCAGAACCTGATCTTTTGCCGGAACGTGGTGATCTACTTCGACCGAGAGATCCAGGAGCGGCTGTTCCGGCGCTTTCACGACGCGCTGGCGCCGGGCGGGTACCTGGTGATGGGCAAGGTGGAAACGCTGATCGGCGAGGCGCGGCTGCTGTTCAAGCCCATCAACAACCGCGAGCGCATCTTCCGCAGGCCTCCCGTATGA
- a CDS encoding DnaA ATPase domain-containing protein, whose protein sequence is MTVSQDPRFTFDSFVVGPDNRMAAAAARRAAESPRTAYNPLFIHGVSGAGKTHLLRAVGTLAATLQPDMHVVYLTADQLVDRVSAAVGAGAVEALRDELLDADMLLLDEAHQLAGRARTQEELVSLWDELEQRAQIVVAAEGASPELPGVDDALRACFTRGLAVDLPPADDGARTEIARNAARQRGIELAPSAAEQIARLPVDGAAGLIAAVERVGAAQAERGEALVDEELAAVAQPEPSTAPGDEFSSFLFDISATVEEIVETAPWRRKLAEAILRWEGEGMRTRRLEEALEADTAPDLDGLLEGFALDVARLREVAAELEGLRAEAAKSPVLADPERVSEAEALLVSARAAAERKAEEVANARPQVDRWYFNAEKTVLDWLALDDRLIEELA, encoded by the coding sequence ATGACCGTTTCGCAGGACCCGCGCTTCACCTTCGACAGCTTCGTCGTCGGCCCCGACAACCGGATGGCCGCCGCCGCGGCTCGCCGTGCCGCCGAATCGCCGCGCACCGCCTACAACCCGCTGTTCATCCACGGCGTCAGCGGCGCCGGCAAGACGCACCTGCTCCGCGCTGTCGGCACGCTGGCGGCCACGCTGCAGCCCGACATGCACGTGGTCTACCTGACGGCCGACCAGCTGGTGGACCGCGTGTCGGCGGCGGTGGGCGCCGGCGCGGTGGAGGCGCTGCGCGACGAGCTGCTGGACGCCGACATGCTGCTGCTGGACGAGGCGCACCAGCTGGCCGGGCGCGCCCGCACGCAGGAAGAGCTGGTTTCGCTGTGGGACGAGCTGGAGCAGCGCGCCCAGATCGTGGTGGCCGCCGAGGGCGCCAGCCCCGAGCTGCCGGGGGTGGACGACGCGCTGCGCGCCTGCTTCACCCGCGGGCTGGCGGTGGACCTTCCCCCCGCCGACGACGGGGCGCGCACCGAGATCGCCCGCAACGCCGCCCGCCAGCGCGGCATCGAGCTGGCCCCCTCGGCCGCCGAGCAGATCGCCCGCCTTCCCGTGGACGGCGCCGCCGGGCTGATCGCCGCGGTGGAGCGCGTGGGCGCGGCCCAGGCGGAGCGCGGCGAGGCCCTGGTGGACGAGGAGCTGGCCGCCGTCGCCCAGCCGGAGCCCTCCACCGCGCCCGGCGACGAGTTCAGCTCCTTCCTCTTCGACATCTCCGCCACGGTGGAGGAGATCGTCGAAACCGCCCCGTGGCGCCGCAAGCTGGCCGAGGCCATCCTGCGCTGGGAGGGCGAAGGGATGCGCACCCGCCGCCTGGAAGAGGCGCTGGAGGCCGACACCGCACCCGACCTGGACGGGCTGCTGGAGGGCTTCGCGCTGGACGTCGCCCGCCTGCGCGAGGTGGCGGCGGAGCTGGAGGGACTCAGGGCCGAGGCCGCGAAGTCGCCCGTGCTGGCGGACCCCGAGCGGGTGAGCGAGGCCGAGGCGCTCCTGGTCAGCGCCCGGGCCGCCGCCGAGCGCAAGGCCGAGGAAGTGGCCAACGCCCGGCCCCAGGTGGACCGCTGGTACTTCAACGCCGAAAAGACCGTGCTGGACTGGCTGGCCCTGGACGACCGCCTGATCGAGGAGCTGGCCTGA
- a CDS encoding PIN domain-containing protein — protein MKYIVDTQMLVRATRSKEEAERYATFLSAFSSSVYLCSVVAQELLAGSRDTEARRLEAFIARFEKLRRTATPTHASWRRAGEILCRLRRAGFTITPSLTIDVLIACTATQIGAEVIHDNARDYRAIQARLSFRHRTDYPPVAP, from the coding sequence ATGAAGTATATCGTTGATACGCAGATGCTGGTGCGGGCGACGCGCTCCAAAGAAGAGGCCGAGAGATACGCAACGTTTCTCTCGGCCTTCTCGTCGTCCGTGTACCTGTGCTCCGTGGTCGCCCAGGAACTGCTGGCCGGCAGCCGCGACACGGAAGCTCGTCGCCTGGAAGCCTTCATCGCGCGGTTCGAAAAGCTGCGTAGAACCGCCACGCCTACCCATGCCAGTTGGAGACGCGCGGGAGAAATCCTCTGCCGGCTACGCAGAGCGGGGTTCACGATCACGCCTTCACTGACCATCGACGTACTGATTGCCTGCACCGCCACGCAAATTGGTGCGGAAGTCATTCACGACAACGCGCGGGATTATCGCGCGATCCAGGCGAGGCTCTCGTTCCGGCACCGGACGGATTACCCGCCAGTAGCGCCGTGA
- a CDS encoding chemotaxis protein CheW — protein sequence MRNVRQAAVPQVQLVTFSVGGEEFGLDVFSVHEILRHQEVTPVPRAPAFVEGVLDVRGTVVPVVDLRRRFEVAEIGYDDETRIVLVEFAGERLGLVVDSVTEVLRAPETCISAPPAYIKGLSAEFIRGIVRHNGRLIILMDLDRILSSEERIALESADLEGANVQAAEGVVEGA from the coding sequence ATGAGGAACGTTCGTCAGGCGGCGGTGCCGCAGGTGCAGCTGGTCACCTTCAGCGTGGGCGGCGAGGAGTTCGGGCTGGACGTGTTCTCGGTGCACGAGATCCTGCGCCACCAGGAGGTGACGCCCGTTCCCCGCGCCCCGGCGTTCGTGGAGGGGGTGCTCGACGTGCGCGGTACGGTCGTCCCCGTGGTGGACCTGCGCCGCCGCTTCGAAGTGGCCGAGATCGGCTACGACGACGAGACGCGCATCGTGCTGGTGGAGTTCGCCGGCGAGCGGCTGGGGCTGGTGGTGGACAGTGTGACGGAGGTGCTGCGCGCGCCGGAAACCTGCATCTCCGCGCCCCCGGCGTACATCAAGGGCCTTTCCGCCGAGTTCATCCGCGGCATCGTGCGGCACAATGGGCGGCTGATCATCCTGATGGACCTGGACCGCATCCTGAGCAGCGAAGAGCGCATCGCCCTGGAAAGCGCGGACCTGGAGGGCGCGAACGTGCAGGCGGCGGAAGGGGTGGTGGAGGGGGCATGA